A genomic window from Methanovulcanius yangii includes:
- the sucD gene encoding succinate--CoA ligase subunit alpha — protein sequence MIYGDKSTGVIVQGATGNQGAFHISLMNEYARSVGGRGVVAGVTPGKGGQTVHGVPVYDSVREAAEEHDCTTSVLFVPGFAAGDSIMEAASAGLDLVVAITEGIPVHDTMKALAFAQMEGCCVIGPNCPGTLSPGELKLGIMPPQLAMPGNVGVISRSGTLTYEVVNELTRAGIGQSTIVGIGGDPIIGQTFVDVLERFEQDPQTKAVVLIGEVGGNLEEEGAASTTLPIVGYVAGVSAPPEKRMGHAGAIIEGGEGDARSKISRLTSMGVPVAGKPSEIPALVRELL from the coding sequence ATGATCTACGGAGATAAATCCACCGGCGTCATCGTTCAGGGCGCAACCGGCAACCAGGGTGCGTTCCACATCAGCCTGATGAACGAATATGCCCGCTCGGTCGGGGGGCGCGGCGTCGTGGCCGGCGTAACCCCGGGGAAAGGCGGACAGACGGTACACGGCGTCCCGGTCTACGACAGTGTCCGTGAAGCGGCGGAGGAGCATGACTGCACGACATCGGTACTCTTCGTCCCCGGATTTGCCGCAGGGGACTCCATCATGGAGGCGGCCAGTGCCGGCCTCGACCTCGTCGTCGCCATCACCGAAGGGATTCCCGTCCACGACACGATGAAGGCCCTTGCCTTCGCACAGATGGAAGGGTGCTGCGTCATCGGGCCAAACTGTCCGGGAACCCTCTCCCCCGGTGAGCTCAAACTCGGCATCATGCCGCCACAGCTTGCGATGCCGGGTAACGTGGGGGTCATCTCCCGAAGCGGTACCCTCACCTATGAGGTGGTCAACGAACTCACCCGCGCGGGCATCGGCCAGTCGACCATCGTGGGAATCGGCGGGGACCCCATCATCGGCCAGACCTTCGTCGACGTCCTCGAGCGGTTCGAACAGGACCCCCAGACAAAAGCGGTCGTCCTCATCGGCGAGGTCGGAGGTAACCTTGAGGAGGAGGGAGCCGCCTCAACAACCCTTCCCATCGTCGGGTATGTGGCAGGAGTCTCCGCCCCCCCTGAGAAGCGCATGGGCCATGCCGGTGCCATCATCGAAGGAGGAGAGGGAGACGCACGGTCGAAGATTAGCCGCCTCACCAGCATGGGCGTCCCGGTTGCGGGCAAACCCTCAGAAATACCTGCCCTCGTACGGGAGCTCCTATGA
- the mtxX gene encoding methanogenesis marker protein Mmp4/MtxX has translation MIIGIGAGTGPATILSSLAVFSGSARVCIYTSADLAPFFDGQMVRVSSDPAAAMIGDLCNGAIDAAVRGSLPANHTLAVLREMTGAGYLERIALLETASGKRFLLAPVGVDEGWTVEEKISLIERARPMAKAFGLNNKVGIMSGGRIGDIGRHPQVDRTIEDALKVAAATGGDHIEILIEKAAGEYGVIIAPDGISGNIIFRTLALLGEGKAHGAPVANIDKIFVDTSRASSDYSNALFIANSLLKK, from the coding sequence ATGATCATCGGGATCGGTGCCGGTACCGGGCCGGCAACTATTCTCTCTTCTCTTGCGGTCTTTTCGGGCAGTGCCCGTGTCTGTATCTATACATCAGCGGACCTTGCCCCCTTCTTTGACGGGCAGATGGTCCGGGTCAGCAGCGATCCGGCCGCCGCAATGATTGGGGATCTCTGCAATGGTGCCATCGACGCGGCCGTCAGGGGAAGCCTTCCCGCCAATCATACGCTTGCTGTTCTCAGGGAGATGACGGGGGCCGGGTACCTTGAGCGGATTGCCCTCCTCGAAACTGCCTCGGGGAAACGGTTTCTTCTTGCCCCGGTGGGCGTGGATGAAGGGTGGACGGTCGAAGAGAAGATTTCGCTCATTGAGCGGGCCCGGCCCATGGCAAAGGCGTTTGGCCTCAACAATAAGGTCGGTATCATGTCCGGCGGACGTATCGGGGATATCGGCCGACATCCGCAGGTGGACAGGACCATCGAGGATGCGCTGAAGGTTGCCGCGGCGACAGGAGGGGATCACATTGAAATTCTTATCGAAAAAGCGGCAGGGGAGTATGGAGTGATTATTGCACCCGATGGAATTTCCGGGAATATTATTTTCAGGACTCTGGCCCTTCTTGGCGAAGGGAAAGCACATGGTGCACCTGTGGCAAATATCGACAAAATATTTGTCGATACATCGCGCGCCTCGTCAGATTATTCCAATGCCCTATTCATTGCGAATTCTTTGTTAAAAAAATAA
- the hisB gene encoding imidazoleglycerol-phosphate dehydratase HisB, with protein MRTATIKRKTKETNVSVTVSLDDRSGTSVATGIGFLDHMLTACARHGKFGIVIEAAGDLEVDAHHTMEDIGIVMGQALSQAIGDGTGIVRFASMSVPMDEAIATAVLDVGGRGYLVMNGTFANPGPGGLPPDLFEHFFYSLCINAGVTAHLSFAGQNDHHKCEALFKAFGIALGRAISREEGSTEIPSTKGVL; from the coding sequence ATGAGAACTGCTACTATCAAACGGAAAACAAAGGAGACGAATGTCAGCGTCACCGTATCTCTCGATGACAGAAGTGGCACCTCCGTTGCAACAGGCATCGGATTTCTGGATCACATGCTCACCGCATGCGCCCGTCACGGCAAATTCGGCATCGTCATAGAGGCTGCAGGAGACCTCGAGGTCGACGCACACCACACGATGGAGGATATCGGCATCGTGATGGGACAGGCCCTCTCGCAGGCAATCGGGGACGGCACAGGCATCGTCAGGTTCGCTTCCATGTCAGTCCCCATGGACGAGGCAATAGCAACGGCCGTCCTCGATGTCGGCGGCCGGGGCTATCTCGTCATGAACGGAACCTTTGCAAACCCCGGACCGGGAGGACTCCCACCGGATCTCTTTGAGCACTTCTTCTACAGCCTCTGCATCAATGCCGGCGTAACAGCGCACCTGTCGTTTGCCGGACAAAATGATCACCACAAATGCGAAGCGCTCTTCAAGGCATTCGGCATTGCCCTCGGGAGGGCTATCTCCCGGGAGGAGGGCAGCACCGAAATCCCCAGCACCAAAGGAGTGCTGTAA
- a CDS encoding helix-turn-helix domain-containing protein — MVLKEIYTVDEIAEILSITPMTVRRYINEGKIKAIKIARSWRIRRDELERIMEEGV, encoded by the coding sequence ATGGTACTTAAGGAAATATACACTGTTGATGAAATTGCCGAAATACTGAGTATAACCCCCATGACGGTCCGGCGCTATATCAACGAGGGCAAGATCAAGGCCATAAAGATCGCCCGCTCGTGGCGTATCCGGCGGGACGAGCTGGAGCGCATCATGGAAGAGGGGGTTTGA
- a CDS encoding methanogenesis marker 2 protein, which translates to MVVRCSTDTIAQAVREYAGVTRKRAIGEIIRSLRLDDPDVAVSFGDDAALIINGDDGLLLAADGIWSRLMEADPYWAGFCSVLVNVHDIAAMGGKPIAMVDILSIGNEEVCHEVLRGMFEASKKFGVPVVGGHLHPDAEMNIIDVAILGTVRPENAIFSHTAREGDRVVAAIDLEGRVHPSCDLNWDSATLRSAGEVRAQIQVMRIIGEEHLATAGKDISNPGVIGTMGMLLETSEKGALINPEKIPRPDLKALGIPFEHWIRMYPGMGFILTVPEEHVGKVISLFEEVGITAADIGVVDTSRKLKVSYAGRETAVFDLAKEGIMHIFNTP; encoded by the coding sequence ATTGTGGTAAGGTGTTCCACAGATACAATAGCTCAGGCAGTCCGTGAATATGCAGGAGTCACCCGCAAACGGGCGATTGGAGAAATTATCCGTTCCCTTCGCCTCGATGACCCGGATGTTGCCGTTTCTTTCGGTGACGATGCGGCGCTGATAATAAATGGAGATGACGGCCTTCTGCTTGCCGCCGACGGGATATGGAGCCGTCTTATGGAGGCCGATCCCTACTGGGCAGGATTCTGTTCGGTCCTCGTAAATGTGCATGACATTGCGGCGATGGGCGGAAAGCCAATCGCTATGGTGGATATCCTTTCCATCGGGAATGAAGAGGTGTGCCACGAAGTCCTGCGGGGGATGTTCGAGGCATCGAAGAAGTTCGGCGTCCCGGTTGTCGGTGGCCATCTCCACCCCGATGCGGAGATGAACATCATCGATGTTGCGATCCTCGGTACCGTCCGCCCGGAAAATGCAATATTTTCTCATACCGCCCGTGAGGGCGACCGGGTCGTTGCCGCCATCGATCTCGAAGGCCGTGTCCACCCGTCCTGCGATCTGAACTGGGATAGTGCCACCCTCCGGTCTGCGGGAGAGGTGCGCGCCCAGATTCAGGTGATGCGCATCATCGGTGAGGAGCATCTGGCAACGGCGGGAAAGGATATCAGCAACCCGGGTGTGATCGGAACGATGGGGATGCTCCTCGAGACGAGTGAAAAAGGAGCCCTCATCAACCCGGAGAAGATACCCCGGCCCGACCTGAAGGCACTGGGCATTCCATTCGAGCACTGGATCAGGATGTACCCCGGAATGGGTTTCATCCTCACCGTCCCCGAGGAGCATGTTGGAAAGGTCATCAGTCTCTTTGAGGAGGTGGGCATCACAGCAGCGGATATCGGTGTTGTCGATACCTCCAGGAAACTGAAGGTGTCGTATGCAGGCAGGGAGACCGCCGTATTTGATCTCGCAAAAGAAGGGATCATGCACATATTCAACACACCCTAG
- the hisG gene encoding ATP phosphoribosyltransferase produces MKPTENEQVRLAIPNKGRISQPIIDLLEKGGLHLQSSGGRKLITKTVDPMVEVLFARPIDIPEYVASGAADLGITGRDMVLERGSQVEELLDLKMGEARLVLAVPEESGITTAEEMADMTIATEFPGITARYFGDRGITPRLFPVGGACEATPYLGVADAIVDLTSSGTTLKTNHLRIIDELLSSTTIVIANSISRTSKALKIDEICLALESVLAAQGQCYLMMNVERRALDEVRNVLPGLAGPTVMDVASNEHLVAVHAVVAEERIYELISQLRKAGARDILVMPIERMIR; encoded by the coding sequence ATGAAGCCGACAGAAAACGAACAGGTCAGGCTTGCCATACCAAACAAAGGGCGTATCTCCCAGCCCATCATCGACCTCCTTGAGAAGGGAGGACTCCACCTGCAGAGCTCCGGGGGCAGAAAGCTCATCACCAAAACCGTCGACCCGATGGTCGAGGTCCTCTTTGCACGCCCCATCGACATCCCGGAGTACGTGGCAAGCGGTGCAGCAGACCTTGGCATCACCGGACGGGACATGGTCCTCGAAAGAGGCTCACAGGTCGAGGAGCTCCTTGACCTGAAGATGGGAGAGGCACGCCTCGTCCTCGCGGTTCCCGAGGAGAGCGGAATCACCACGGCTGAAGAGATGGCGGACATGACCATCGCAACGGAATTTCCGGGGATCACCGCACGCTACTTCGGTGATCGGGGCATCACGCCGCGGCTCTTCCCTGTCGGCGGTGCGTGTGAGGCCACCCCCTATCTTGGCGTCGCGGATGCAATTGTCGACCTGACGAGCTCGGGAACGACGCTGAAGACCAACCATCTCCGCATCATCGACGAACTTCTCTCCTCGACCACCATCGTCATTGCAAATAGCATATCGCGGACAAGCAAGGCCCTCAAGATCGACGAGATCTGTCTTGCACTCGAGAGCGTCCTTGCCGCACAGGGGCAGTGCTACCTGATGATGAATGTCGAACGACGCGCTCTGGATGAGGTAAGGAATGTCCTGCCGGGTCTTGCCGGGCCGACCGTCATGGACGTGGCCTCGAACGAACATCTCGTCGCGGTCCATGCCGTCGTCGCCGAGGAACGCATCTACGAACTCATCAGCCAGCTGCGAAAGGCAGGGGCACGCGACATTCTTGTCATGCCGATTGAACGTATGATCAGGTGA
- the hisA gene encoding 1-(5-phosphoribosyl)-5-[(5-phosphoribosylamino)methylideneamino]imidazole-4-carboxamide isomerase, with translation MKIYPAVDILDGRCVQLIQGNRATATDYGDPVIRAIRWLDEGADALHIVNLDGAFGAAEANASVIKDILSETGAEVQLGGGIRSTGDAAGWLEIGVDRVILGTLATKEPDCIRELADEFGSKRIMAGVDAKDGQVVVRGWEEPAGDYIEWAQRFEALGAGSLLFTNVNVEGLQQGIDPEPVRRLVAGTRLPVIASGGVTTPADVRTLADIGVSGIVLGSALYGGKITLQEALEAGKEK, from the coding sequence ATGAAGATATACCCTGCAGTGGACATCCTTGACGGAAGATGCGTCCAGCTCATCCAGGGGAACCGTGCCACCGCCACGGACTATGGCGACCCCGTCATCCGTGCCATCCGGTGGCTGGATGAGGGGGCGGATGCCCTCCATATCGTCAACCTCGACGGAGCGTTCGGCGCCGCCGAGGCAAATGCATCGGTCATCAAGGACATCCTGAGCGAAACCGGCGCAGAGGTGCAGCTGGGCGGCGGCATCAGGAGCACAGGAGATGCTGCGGGGTGGCTCGAGATCGGTGTCGACCGGGTCATACTGGGCACCCTTGCAACGAAAGAGCCGGACTGCATCCGTGAACTGGCTGACGAGTTCGGGAGCAAGCGCATAATGGCAGGGGTCGATGCGAAGGACGGTCAGGTCGTTGTCAGGGGCTGGGAAGAGCCGGCAGGAGATTATATCGAATGGGCACAGCGTTTTGAAGCACTCGGGGCAGGGTCCCTCCTTTTCACGAATGTCAATGTCGAAGGACTTCAGCAGGGCATCGACCCCGAACCCGTACGTCGGCTGGTCGCCGGAACCCGTCTCCCCGTCATCGCCTCGGGCGGCGTTACAACGCCTGCGGACGTGCGGACTCTGGCGGATATCGGTGTGAGCGGCATCGTGCTCGGGTCGGCCCTCTACGGCGGGAAGATTACGCTCCAGGAGGCTCTGGAGGCAGGGAAAGAGAAATGA
- a CDS encoding DNA integrity scanning protein DisA nucleotide-binding domain protein codes for MKETLMAAASSLAEEVDAKAIVSFIEPIEFKSRIPVIWVEDLQLDVLRDLTMHDILEISERHLHDAAVQIYLSQEYEEGKVIGVFPYAILIYDINRGKDFISVMEFDDLVPRDVMRAVLQLAMEIAVEGREGRSIGTAFVIGDVDEINQYSHAAIINPFQGHRKEVRDITNVDNWESVKEFAQLDGVFVVDREGIIQSAGRYITARSDGLNMPHGMGGRHRATAALTNIISAIGVTVSESGGMVRVFRSGECKLTIRSDVRIRK; via the coding sequence ATGAAAGAAACCCTGATGGCAGCAGCGTCAAGCCTCGCGGAAGAGGTCGATGCCAAGGCAATCGTCTCCTTCATCGAACCGATCGAATTCAAAAGCCGTATCCCCGTGATATGGGTCGAGGACCTGCAACTGGACGTGCTCCGTGACCTAACAATGCACGACATCCTCGAGATCTCCGAACGCCACCTGCACGATGCAGCGGTCCAGATCTACCTGTCGCAGGAGTACGAGGAGGGGAAGGTGATAGGGGTCTTCCCCTACGCCATCCTCATCTACGACATCAACCGCGGCAAGGACTTCATCAGTGTCATGGAATTCGACGACCTCGTCCCCCGGGATGTCATGCGGGCGGTCCTTCAGCTCGCCATGGAGATCGCCGTCGAGGGCAGGGAAGGGCGTTCCATCGGGACGGCATTTGTCATCGGCGATGTGGATGAGATCAACCAGTACTCCCATGCGGCGATCATCAACCCCTTCCAGGGGCACCGGAAGGAAGTCCGCGACATCACCAACGTCGACAACTGGGAGAGCGTCAAGGAGTTCGCCCAGCTGGACGGGGTCTTCGTTGTCGACCGGGAAGGGATCATCCAGTCGGCAGGGAGGTACATCACTGCACGAAGCGACGGGCTCAACATGCCGCACGGAATGGGCGGGCGCCACCGGGCGACCGCGGCACTCACCAATATCATCTCCGCCATCGGCGTTACGGTCTCAGAGAGTGGCGGCATGGTCCGGGTCTTCCGTTCAGGAGAATGCAAACTCACCATCCGTTCGGATGTCAGAATCCGAAAATAA
- a CDS encoding histone family protein — translation MANDLPIAAVVRIAKNNGAERVGSDAAQAIADAAEGYIAELTKEASKYAKHAGRKTIKKEDVDLAVNELAA, via the coding sequence ATGGCGAATGATCTACCTATTGCAGCAGTCGTGAGGATTGCGAAGAACAATGGTGCTGAGCGTGTTGGCAGCGATGCTGCACAGGCAATTGCCGACGCAGCAGAGGGCTACATTGCCGAACTTACCAAAGAGGCAAGCAAGTACGCTAAGCACGCGGGCCGTAAGACGATCAAGAAAGAAGATGTTGACCTTGCAGTAAACGAACTTGCTGCATAA
- a CDS encoding methionine adenosyltransferase, which produces MARNIAVETLREMPVNKQHIELAERKCIGHPDSIADGIAEAISRALSRSYLDECGAVLHHNTDQGEVVAGESLPKFGGGVVTRPMYILLTGRATKFYDGATIPTDSIAVEAARNYLRNTLEFLNMEHDVIVDCRMGVGSSDLRDVFKACSDNSRPHANDTSFGVGHAPFSDLERTILAVSEHLDNVYRPKHPVIGTDVKIMGLRQGDDITLTLCVPMIDRFCSSMDDYIEAVRKVTEEARAVASAQSSRKVAVQVNTGDNYKSESSIFLTVTGTSAEMGDDGSVGRGNRANGLITPHRPMSMEATSGKNPINHIGKIYNLLATDLATKCTREVEGIDDLYVRLLSQIGKPIDKPLVASVQYVSESGIDEMRAAKEIEAIIDDGLENITSITERVIQGELKTF; this is translated from the coding sequence ATGGCACGAAATATTGCAGTAGAGACCTTACGTGAGATGCCGGTAAACAAGCAGCACATAGAGCTTGCGGAACGGAAATGTATCGGGCACCCGGACAGTATAGCAGATGGAATTGCAGAGGCGATCTCCCGTGCACTTTCGAGGTCCTATCTCGACGAATGCGGTGCCGTCCTTCACCACAATACCGACCAGGGTGAAGTCGTCGCCGGGGAGTCCCTGCCAAAATTCGGCGGTGGTGTCGTCACCCGCCCGATGTATATTCTCCTGACCGGTCGTGCCACCAAGTTCTATGACGGAGCCACCATTCCAACGGATTCCATTGCTGTCGAAGCAGCACGGAATTACCTGAGGAATACCCTCGAATTCCTGAATATGGAGCATGATGTCATCGTCGACTGCAGGATGGGCGTCGGATCATCCGATCTGAGGGATGTCTTCAAGGCCTGTAGCGACAACTCCCGGCCGCATGCAAACGATACGTCCTTCGGGGTCGGCCATGCCCCGTTCTCGGATCTGGAACGGACTATCCTGGCCGTCAGCGAACACCTCGACAATGTCTATCGGCCGAAACACCCCGTTATCGGGACCGATGTGAAGATCATGGGTCTTCGTCAGGGGGATGACATCACCCTCACCCTCTGCGTGCCGATGATTGACCGTTTCTGCTCCTCCATGGACGACTATATCGAAGCGGTCCGGAAGGTGACCGAAGAGGCAAGGGCCGTCGCCTCCGCCCAGAGCTCCCGAAAAGTTGCAGTGCAGGTCAATACAGGCGACAACTACAAGAGCGAAAGCTCCATCTTCCTCACCGTCACCGGGACATCTGCGGAGATGGGTGATGACGGATCCGTCGGCCGTGGAAATCGTGCCAACGGCCTCATCACCCCCCACCGCCCGATGAGCATGGAAGCTACGAGCGGAAAGAACCCGATCAATCACATCGGGAAAATCTATAATCTCCTTGCAACCGATCTGGCCACCAAATGCACACGGGAAGTCGAGGGCATCGACGACCTCTATGTCCGCCTCCTCTCACAGATAGGAAAACCGATCGACAAGCCGCTTGTTGCAAGCGTCCAGTACGTCTCGGAATCCGGCATCGACGAGATGCGGGCAGCAAAGGAGATCGAGGCCATCATCGACGACGGACTCGAGAACATCACCTCGATTACCGAACGGGTGATCCAGGGAGAACTGAAAACCTTCTGA